Within Brienomyrus brachyistius isolate T26 chromosome 20, BBRACH_0.4, whole genome shotgun sequence, the genomic segment tcagaatcagtagtTATTAAACTagctacctgggagaactgaaaacgaggcctggatttggaataaaGGTCCAGATTTGAGGAGCCCTGGACCAgagcaggggtgggaatcctgttccatggagggccagtgtgggtgtaggtttttgggatgacctctcaatcagccataaaacagtggttctcaactgcagtcctggggacccattgtcactggctgactgagaggccatCCGAAATACCCACAGCGGCCCTCCACGGATCTGGCTCCCCACCCCAGGACCAAAGGCAGGATTCTAACTCCCCACTCCCCTATTTTTAGAACATTTTCATAAATAAAAGAGATTCCATTCTATCCACCCACTCATCTTCCAATGCCTAATTTCATTCCATGAAGCATAAATGTCATAGCAGCAGCTAATAGGTGAAGAATGAAAAATTACATTAGCTGTGATGCTCTAGGCAATGAGAATAACAAAGACTATTAATTTTAACAAATTACACCAGTATGTAGTGTGTAAGTACCACAAACGTGTGTAGAGTGACACACAGGTTTATGATCCCTAGAGGTGATGCCACAGCTTAGTCTGCAAGATGGATACAGAATCCTGTCTTCACCCGAGACCAGCTTTAATGGTCAGCTGGCTAAGAAATAAGACGCAATAAAAACGCTGCTTATAGAGCATACCTTCGTCAGCTTTAAGGTACTCAAGTCTCATTATTTACTCAATATTTTATAGTGGGTCATTCAAAATGAAGCATCAACATAGGCGTGTGCTTCACACGTATTTGGGACCGGAGTGCTCTACCACTTCTTAATATCTGTGTAGAATACAATGACGTCACTCATCTTTCATCCTTTTATTGAGCGTTAAAACATCTTCACGTGGCTCTCTTCTCACACCAATACGCTCATTAATACCCACCCTTACCTGATCAGCTAACTCATGTAGCCAGTTTCCGTGTACCCCCCGTCTCAGAAACTTATTCCATACATTTCACTGAAATGAATAACCATCACAGTATGGAAACTGGCTTAAAAGCCCAACTAGCAACGTTTAAAAGTCCCCGGAAACTTCCCGAGGACAGGCTGGCAGGCCTTCTAGCCCCCACGTCACGACGCAGAGACCTTTCCCTCAGCTACACTCTTCCCGATAATCACCAGCTACCGACAGGCAGATGCTTTTAGACAAAAGTCGCAAGACAGCGAGCCTCGTGTACTTTTCCAGTAAATACTTACAGTGTCGCTGGAGTGTGCCCGCTCGCAAATCGGCCTGTCTGTATAATTTGTAGCCAGCCTGTACCACCCCGGCACTCCCAGTCGTAGCGTTCCGACGTGTAGTCTTTTTTCCACTACGGTGGCCCGGAAAGCAGAATGAAAAGCGCGTTTCTAAAAGTTTAGCCCCAGTGGGTACAAGGGAGGGCACTTTGAATGCTCAATAACGCAATATTACATCTAATAAAAAACAGTTCTAACTTACCTTTATATCTGTTTCAGCTTTCAGTTCGGGGATTTAAAATTTTCAAACCAATGTGTTTTAAAATACAATTTACCTTTACTACAACATTCTGCAAAGTACTTCAAATAAAAATTCCTGGCCATTCATTCATCACGTCCTACATTTCTTTTTAATCGTTtaattatttgctttttttttaataaccaaGATCTTTTTCACTGGTGGTGCAACGGCTTGCCTCTTGAGTTTTAATCACTTCAGTACCTATTTATAGTTGGTTACtattgcatatgtgacaaaaatCAATTGTTTCATACAACATTTTGAAGCATTTAAGCATTGTGAGCAATTAAGTAAATACTATAATTAAATACTATTATGTAGTTAAGTGGGGCAGTGAAAGCAGACTCTTACATATGTATCCATCCATAACTCAACTGTTcatccaggcagcatagggaatACGCCAGGAAAACccaggaagggatgccagtcgattacagggcacacatacTAGAGCGGCTAAATGAAGCTTCGTGAAccatttgttgcattttttgaGCCCAATAGATGGCGCTGTTGGTTTGtgttgggacatgctttgagccctttttgaacagagagcaccatccagTGGGGTGAGAAAATACAGCatgtggttcatgaagcttcatttgaccATCACTACACAATGGGCAATCCAAAGACACCAACATACTTCCACGAGTCTGGAGACTGTGGGGAGATCGTGCACACCCCACATGCACCCCTGCCATGGTGATGCGAATCAGCAGTGCTATTTACTGTCACAGTCCCACTCTGTCACATTACAGTGACACTTTCAAATTTGGACATTGACGCATTCCGAAGATTTCATATTTAAACCAACTCCGGAACTTTTAGTTtacacaaaataaaatcaaatatgTATTTGTATCGCTGAGGCATTCTGCAATATAAAACTATTTATACTTTATGCTGTTTTGCACTGACATCACATCTAGTTCCGCAGAAGACTATTTACTTAAAGCTACTACAGAACATTTTACTGGTGTAGCTCAGACTAATTCTCCTTATAACTGGGCTCTTATGGGATCTGAACCGACTACTTCCGGAATGTTGGTGGAAGATGATGGTGCAGGAGGGTGTGCTACCGGCAGGTTGCAGATTCAAgctctggttcctcctgaccccataaaatgtgtccttgagcaagacactgaaccccaaattgctcctggtgagcaggttggcaccttgcatggcagccaatagtgtatgaatgtgtgtgtgaaggggTGAATGTGAAACataaaaatgtaaagtgctttgagtactcaTAAGAGTAGAAAAGTGCGATATAAATGCAATCCATTTGCCATGCTCTGAACTACTTCTAGTGGATTTGAAGAGTATTCAATGTCAAAACACCCACTCAGCCCAAGAATGAAAAGTATGTGGATGAATCATGAGAAGGGTCACAGGTCATATCTTTATTATGGTGGCAAATATACACATTATATAAGAGAAGACATCATAGTTCAGATTTCATAATGCTTCACTTCTTCTGGCTGCTTCTCGGGGTCTCCTCCTTTTTCCAAATACAGGTTGTTGTAAGGATACTGCTTTGGGGTCTGAAACAGAAGAGAAACTCCACATTCACACCTGCCGCACCGGTGTGCAACGAGAGAGACAGAAATGCATACAAGCTTAAGACCTCATTTTCAGTGTTTGTCAGGACCATTACATGGATGGTTCTGCTTGACTTAACTCAGCGGCACTTTAAACACAGGGCAGAAACAATGCCTTGTGAGAGACGAGTCAAACAAGCCGGCCACAAAACActcatgaatatatatatatattttggccACAGTCATGGTGCTGCAGATCAAAATTAATTTACTGGTTGGTAAGTAAAGATTTATTTAATATAGATCACCATGAAATTTCCTACAACTGGAACATATGTACCCTGTTAGAGACTCACCACTGGCTGGTAAGCTGGGAATTTCTGGCCAACGTAAAACATGAAGAGCATAAACCCAATGAAGCCAAACAGCTGTTTGCACATGGTGTTCCAGTCAACGGGGCTGGGGGATGTGTCCACGCGGTTCCTGATAAACATATCAAAATCCCAGTGCATCTAAAAGGAAAAAGGACAAGCCAGAGGTCTCTTTAGAACAGCGGTGTCAAACTGTGGTCCTGAACggctggagccctgtgtagcttatgGTGCTTTTTCCATCGCACCAAGTACCATACTTTGTGTGCCACTTTTCTTATTCTCCTTTGATCTTTGAATTCCGGTCGAGTACTTCTATACTTCTAAACAAAGTATTTTGTTTAACATACTACGACAGCATGCATATAGTCCTGCTGTACtagcaatgtgattttgttgtaaaaaaaatacttgGGTATTTATGACGCTAAAATTAGTTCAGAAATTTCTCTCAAACCAATctgggagtgatttaaacagcaaggatgaaaattatTGTGTTTGTCTTGAAGAACGCATGCAGCGCTCATACCAAAGTGGAAAAGGTAAATtattatatgtttaaaaatcagtttcatctataaaaggaataataattgaaattgcaaagctagctaaggtttttttttttcctatgacagtaccagtgttataagaaaacaaactcCATGAGCTATAACGTCCACACAGAACTGAAaataagaaaaagcctgatcgtAATTTAGCTGACTGGTGATGCAAGAATTACATGTGTATGACATGTGATGGTGGcattaatattgcacatcatCCATCCCTATAATATACTAAAGCCACTTTTCGAATTCAGGACAAAATTCCCCATCTCAGGTTGTGATGTCAATCAGCGCCATACCagtttttatgccagtggaaaaccaacaccttctTGAAGTACAAAAAGCACGGTAgctggtgcggtggaaaagcaccattagTTCTTATAATTAGTTATATAACTGCAAACTTATCTGAATTGTGGTGGCAGTGTCATTATTAATTATGTAACTCATAACACagcttcataaaaaaaaaaaattaacaaaaaaaaaaacaaaaaacaaaaaacaacttTAAGAAACTTAAACACTGCCGTACCGGCTCTCCCCAGTTCCGCCTGAGGTCTGGATGGTCCCAGGAATACCAGGGGTCTCGTTCCTGTTGAGATCTATCAGGTAGTTTAGGGTAATCGCCATACCtgcaaaacaaataaattaattaataaccTCAAGTAATAACCTAGGTAAAAGGCAGACTGCAATGGATGCCAACCAGTACTAGAAGCACATAATCAGTGCCAACTATCCAACAGAACGCAACGACACTCACCCCATGCCGTCATCAGGATATGGTTCGTAGTCTTCCACTCTCATATTGTACTTCTTGGCGGCAGCTGCTCTCTCCTCTGGGGTCTTCGGGTAAGGGCCTGGTAGCATACCCTTTGAAACTCCAGAGGCTGCAAAAGAATTAAAGAAAAATTATCACCGATTATACCGATGCCATCATCGGTACCGGTGCTACTAGCATAGTTATGCTGACATTGTGAACTGCAGTCGGTAAGGATTTGATTGCTACGCCGAAGCACCAAAATAAGCTGTTAAATCACCAAAAGAAAACGTCACTTCAGTATACTTAATGGGTTAAAACAATCTGCAGGGAAAAAGCGATCCAAGGTTACTCTTTAGTCTTGGATTTCAACGATTTAGTTTTCGAGTATGGTTGCACTCACAAACATTTCTACACATAAAACGTTACAAGGGCGGGACCAACCTGCCCTAGCTCCAGCTAACAATGCCGAAGCACCATGTCCTCCTCTCTTTAACATAGTCCGCGTCCAACACCGGACACCTTGGAGTGCCATTTTGACCAAACACTGACAGGAGAGGCGATCTACGCGTGCGCAAGTGACGTGGAACTACGGAACGCAAAAGGGTTCAAGCTTCGTAGAGAATTTTTTAAACCCTAATGGGTACAGGTTGTATTTGTATTATGTTCAGCCACAACCACATCAGTAAGCAAACGCTGTAGCAAACAGTCTAGAAGCATTAAAACGTAAACAGAATATTTGTATTTCATGTGCATTTTATATTCATAGTGTGCGTAACTGCTAAAGAATCACCAGATGTTACTACTTAAATGCGCACTGACCACCGACTCTGCCCACCGCCAGTTGTTATTACCTGCACAGATGAGATCGTACATAAAGACACCTCGTTGTCTCCCTGGACTTTTACCTACCTTCACCTACACTGAGTTGGACCTTGATGCCCTTGCCTTGAATCCTACCTGTTTCTGTGCACTAAGGCTGGTCTGTATGTTTAGTTTCCGAGTCTGCTTTGCCTGTATTAGCCCGTGCGCCCTGTGTTTGACTTTGAATTGCTCTTTATGCAATTCCTGCCTTCACTAAAGGGATTTTGCCAATTGCATCCCGTCTCTGTGGATTTCATATCCGATGAGCGCTATCTAACAAAAATAACCGAGTAATGATTCTGCTGGTGCTTCGGTTAATTATGTGTGAAGGAATATAATAttcatacaatgaataataataaaaatccaTGTAATATGGAAATTTCAGTAAATTCTATATTTAAGCTTGTTTAGTGTATTAGATTTTTAATTAACCTGAGAGGACTGAAAAGAATACAAAAAAGCGAAAGTCAGTTTATATTTGGAACCTGTTGACTTATACATTTTTATAGCATTCTCTATTGCTCGGTTTTACTCAGTGGTCCGTCCTTTTCATGTTagaaaagcaaacaaataaatgactTTCTGCCGCTATATTAGGATTACCGCCAGGTTCGCGGACAACTAAAGGACTTTGTTTTCGTGCCACATCAACCATTCAGGTTACTGAATAATCTTTCACATAAATATTGATCAGCGGCTCAGAAAAACCTATGAAATTTATTAGCAGTTTGCACATAGCAGTGGCACCGTGACAGAAGCATGAAATTGAATTCAGTTTGCCAAAACGGGTAGCATAAAGTTATGCGTGGGTGTTTGCCAGGGGAACGGCGCTCCCCCCAGCGCGCGCCGCCGGTATCCCACAGCATTCTGCTCTCGCCCTGCGGCTGTCAGCAGGATCCAGCTGTGAGCGCCTTCTCTTCCACACCACCGGCTCCTGACTTTCATAGCAAATAGACAGGAAAATGGTGCCAGACGGCTGCTTAATGTCGTGCACCGAGAGCCTGTGTTCCATGCTGTTTCCTGAGGCTACCAATATTAGTGAATCTATTTTTTTACCCCAATCTCTCTTCCGTCACTCGATAAAGCCTCAGAAGTTAAAATTTAGGAATGACCTGCCCTCGACCTAAATACAATCGGCAAGGGATCTTTGGCAAGTGAATAACGCGGAACCAATTACTTATTATgcattacaataaaaaaatcaacagcTTGCACTTGGGTGATTGCCAGAACATTCTGATGCATAGAGCATAAGACCAATGTGGCGATCTAGTAAAATGACTTTGTGTATAATACGCTGAAGCAAACTCGTGCATGcatttgcatgtttttgctTGACTGACACTCCTTTATCATGCAAAAGAGAAACCTTACATTTGcaagttatgcaacaataaacaGCGGTAGAAGTTGATATTCAGAAAATATCTTAATTAATTGGGCTTATCCTTAACTACAGCAATCTGTGCTGGCTCAGCACTGTTAATGaataatgtaataaataaataaaaacaagaggCGACTCAGTGATTCGCACCTTCAGGGTTGGGAATTTTAATTCTACTCCTGCtctgtgtgtatggagtttgcatgttctccccatgatgTGTGAGATTCCCCTGGGCACtcctgtttcctcccacagtccaaagacattccTTTAGGCAAACTGGCATCTCCAAATTACCATTTTGTATGTAAGTCCTGTGTTGGATTGGCACCACACCCAGGGTGTCCCTTACTTTGTCCCCTATACTCTCTGGTATAGAGTCCATGTTCCCCCTGACCTTGTCTAGGACAAGAGGttggtagatggatggatacattttGGGACAACAGAGTCACATTGAGAATATTTTGGTTTCAAAGTCCATTCAGATTCTTTGGAATTCAATCACCCCAAGGCAGGATGGATAAACATTGCAAGGGAAGATGTTCTGATAAGAAAGAGATTGAGACATTTTTGATCATCTACAGCAATTTTTACTGTGACGTATGAAGGTATGTTTCAGAAAGAGCACTGAAGAAGCTGTGTAAAGCCTTGTGAAAGCAGAGTAACACACTGGAGGCTGGTGGGATATTAGGCTCAGAGCGAATGCACTGAAACTTTGAGCGCTTGTCCCTTTTCATCAGGTCCACCCAGGTGCAAGGCGACATTTACTGAGGGATCTTCACAGTGCCTTTCCCAGTGGTGCAACTAGCCTTTCAACGGCCCTGAAGGTTGTGTCTCTAGAGCAGGTCTGCGACGTCTCGTTGCAGCTCTTCGAACGGACTATGAAGTTCGTACCTACAATTTAGCAGAACCACAGCAAGTCACACTCAGTGGTAAAGGCAGTGCAGATATACAGTCTCCTCAAGGGGCTTATTTACCTCTTATGTGGTACTCCGTCTGCACGTACCAGGAACTTCTCAAAGTTCCAGCGGATGTCGTTAACTCTAATTGGAGACCAGTAGAATTTCTTAATGTCACCAATGACAGGGTTTACAAAGCTCAAGCTgttctgtggggggaaaacaacGCCATGTAAtaaacttaaattaaattatttttatagcAAAATGCAGAAAGTAGATGTAATAACCATATGATATAGATTTCATTAATATGAACCACAGTTGTGTATTTCAAGGTGCAGCTCTAATGTAATTGCAATAATGGAAATTGAAACTGCAATTAATTACCTTGAAACTGAATAATTATCCTCTCATCATGTTTACTACATTAGTGTATCACTGTTATTGCTACACTAGCTCTCCACCTACCTTCAGGTAAGTAAAGAAGGGATGCTCATCCAATCCATTCACTTCGACTTTTGCAAATACTGGAAACTTTGGGATGAAACCTGCACCGGGTCTGGCATACTTCAAAACATTCAGGGTTTCGTGGTTTGCCTCTAAAGAAAGCCGGTAAGTGCACAGTATGTGATTCATATGTATTTCAATATGTTTAACATAGAATAGTACTAATTATTCAGCACAATTATTTACTGCTTGTACGTTCTTGTAAGCTGATTTGGAAATACATTTGTGCTCCGGTATCACAGTATAACAGTA encodes:
- the ndufb8 gene encoding NADH dehydrogenase [ubiquinone] 1 beta subcomplex subunit 8, mitochondrial; translation: MALQGVRCWTRTMLKRGGHGASALLAGARAASGVSKGMLPGPYPKTPEERAAAAKKYNMRVEDYEPYPDDGMGYGDYPKLPDRSQQERDPWYSWDHPDLRRNWGEPMHWDFDMFIRNRVDTSPSPVDWNTMCKQLFGFIGFMLFMFYVGQKFPAYQPVTPKQYPYNNLYLEKGGDPEKQPEEVKHYEI
- the gpx9 gene encoding glutathione peroxidase 9; translated protein: MYSELNFEVLGFPCNQFGLQSPEANHETLNVLKYARPGAGFIPKFPVFAKVEVNGLDEHPFFTYLKNSLSFVNPVIGDIKKFYWSPIRVNDIRWNFEKFLVRADGVPHKRYELHSPFEELQRDVADLL